Proteins encoded in a region of the Panicum hallii strain FIL2 chromosome 3, PHallii_v3.1, whole genome shotgun sequence genome:
- the LOC112885908 gene encoding uncharacterized protein LOC112885908 isoform X2, giving the protein MCNLYLKDGLNTVILPDEKQGTTARWLCLFLLDVVRPLLGCTISMLLIHPHAADEHQGSCSMKMKCELTYSWNLSLSCGDQVEHSQESKFTATCTDRSTGLPNPDEDFQFVVPNSVLADDDKEKTIKECHSRQGLLLEQGVI; this is encoded by the exons ATGTGCAACTTATACCTCAAGGATGGCCTCAACACCGTCATCCTCCCTGACGAAAAGCAAGGCACCACTGCCCGCTGGCTGTGCCTGTTCCTGCTGGATGTGGTGCGCCCGCTGCTTGGCTGCACGATCTCCATGCTCCTCATCCACCCACATGCTGCCGATGAGCACCAGGGTTCGTGCTCCATGAAGATGAAATGCGAGCTCACGTACTCATGGAACCTTTCATTGAGTTGCGGTGATCAGGTGGAGCATAGCCAGGAGTCCAAGTTCACCGCGACATGCACTGATCGATCCACTGGACTGCCCAACCCTGACGAGGACTTCCAGTTTGTTGTGCCTAATTCCGTTCTTGCAGACGATGACAAGGAGAAAACTATCAAG GAATGTCATAGTCGGCAGGGCCTACTCTTGGAGCAAGGTGTCATCTAG